From a region of the Solanum stenotomum isolate F172 unplaced genomic scaffold, ASM1918654v1 scaffold9649, whole genome shotgun sequence genome:
- the LOC125853128 gene encoding uncharacterized protein LOC125853128 — protein MEMEMGLKLTRVANESSSTEFQFAKDRAGPLFQSTETDTMFILTVHLKGYIQENIKVDINEEGTIIAIRGEKSIQETVMVGWKLIKKDVEVRKFSKAFKIPDEVILDKIKARFDDEKSILTVKMPKKVKGILGIEFVEVKEHEELPIVANKISKKVTFKEDMDKPKAEELNQEKEKEIVENVLESIEKPREVVEKHVVKDESIPNVDSNIQSNEPRGDFVGPDEPESSSSRDEHKDDQASVTSRKKEDDNVPKTSSKICVPIVAAGSALILSLVVFVIHLIRTKNQSVKRKG, from the exons ATGGAAATGGAAATGGGACTCAAACTAACAAGAGTTGCAAATGAATCTTCCTCTACTGAATTCCAATTTGCAAAAGACAGAGCTGGCCCTCTTTTCCAGTCTACAGAAACAGACACAATGTTCATCCTTACTGTCCATTTGAAAG GTTATATACAAGAAAACATTAAGGTTGATATTAATGAAGAAGGGACTATTATCGCGATAAGGGGTGAAAAATCGATTCAAGAAACTGTGATGGTAGGGTGGAAATTGATCAAAAAAGATGTAGAAGTTAGAAAATTTAGTAAGGCTTTCAAGATTCCAGATGAGGTTATCTTGGATAAAATTAAGGCTAGATTTGATGATGAAAAATCCATATTGACAGTTAAAATGCCAAAGAAAGTAAAAGGGATTCTTGGAATTGAATTTGTTGAAGTGAAGGAACATGAAGAATTGCCAATTGTAGCTAACAAAATTTCTAAAAAGGTCACATTTAAAGAAGATATGGATAAGCCAAAAGCAGAGGAATTAAATcaagaaaaggagaaagaaatTGTGGAGAATGTATTAGAAAGCATAGAAAAACCACGTGAAGTAGTCGAAAAACACGTTGTTAAGGATGAATCAATACCAAATGTAGACTCAAACATCCAGAGCAACGAGCCTCGCGGAGATTTTGTAGGTCCTGATGAACCTGAATCATCGAGTTCGAGGGATGAACATAAAGATGATCAAGCTAGTGTAACATCAAGGAAAAAGGAAGATGACAATGTGCCTAAGACGAGCTCAAAAATTTGTGTGCCTATTGTTGCAGCTGGATCAGCCTTAATATTATCTCTTGTTGTGTTTGTCATTCATCTCATAAGAACTAAGAATCAATCTGTGAAAAGAAAAGGTTAA
- the LOC125853106 gene encoding LOW QUALITY PROTEIN: uncharacterized protein LOC125853106 (The sequence of the model RefSeq protein was modified relative to this genomic sequence to represent the inferred CDS: deleted 1 base in 1 codon) produces the protein FVYSVFSSFKYLKKLTLFVTLFTPFSFFLSFFSSTLNLAPVFSMRNVSMFFFILGSVIFQLSQSATVIVDGVSLWKNPIVHIGDSIIFQHKYEYNVYIFKNQNAFNVCNFTQATLLTKSDSKSYTWHPSRQGVFYFSFNNGSNAACLQGQKLAIKVSLSTPATSPAFSPEHPPVGVPPVISGGVVSSSPAYPWPFQPREATSPSPSPSALFPANGPMVPEKGGEIPFINSNPAVPLPTGEVDSATIRPLPTSGSNHQVVGFSAIQRSVCFAIFLMML, from the exons tttGTGTACTCtgttttttcttcctttaaa TACCTCAAAAAGCTTACCTTATTTGTTACTCTCTTTACtcccttttctttctttctttctttcttctcctccACTTTGAATTTAGCACCAGTTTTCAGTATGAGAAATGTCTCTatgtttttcttcattcttggaAGTGTAATCTTTCAGCTTTCTCAAAGTGCAACTGTAATAGTTGATGGAGTTTCACTATGGAAAAATCCAATTGTCCACATTGGTGATTCCATTA tttttcagcATAAGTATGAGTATAATGTGTACATTTTCAAGAATCAGAATGCCTTCAATGTCTGCAATTTCACTCAAGCTACACTTCTTACTAAATCTGATTCCAAGTCTTATACT TGGCACCCATCAAGGCAGGGTGTTTTTTACTTCTCATTCAACAATGGGTCAAATGCAGCATGTTTACAAGGCCAAAAACTAGCAATTAAGGTATCTCTTTCAACTCCGGCGACAAGTCCTGCCTTCTCGCCGGAACATCCACCGGTGGGAGTTCCACCGGTGATATCCGGCGGCGTCGTGTCATCTTCTCCGGCATATCCATGGCCGTTTCAGCCCCGAGAAGCCACTTCCCCTAGCCCTTCACCAAGTGCTCTGTTCCCGGCAAATGGGCCAATGGTACCGGAAAAAGGAGGTGAAATTCCGTTTATTAACAGTAATCCAGCGGTTCCATTGCCCACTGGTGAAGTAGACTCTGCCACTATCCGCCCTTTGCCAACTTCCGGTTCTAATCACCAG GTGGTGGGGTTTTCAGCAATTCAAAGAAGTGTGTGCTTTGCAATTTTCTTAATGATGCTTTAG